A section of the Polynucleobacter sp. AP-Jannik-300A-C4 genome encodes:
- the hyi gene encoding hydroxypyruvate isomerase — MPRFAANLTMLFNEVPFMERFALAKTGGFKAVEFLFPYAFDAQAIKLALDHNALKLALHNLPAGDWDAGERGIACLPDRVAEFRSGVAKAIEYASILGVPQLNCLAGKVPAGSDPKVLHDTFVNNLQYAAGELKKAGLKLLIEPINTFDMPGFYLSKTEQGIAILDAVGADNAFLQYDIYHAQRMEGELGNTIQKYFSRIAHIQLADNPGRNEPGTGEINYDYLFGLLDRLGYTGYIGCEYKPLKSTEAGLGWMGRYEQE; from the coding sequence ATGCCCCGATTTGCCGCCAACCTCACAATGCTATTTAATGAAGTGCCGTTCATGGAGCGTTTTGCGCTCGCCAAAACCGGCGGATTTAAGGCTGTTGAATTTCTATTTCCTTACGCCTTTGATGCTCAAGCGATTAAGCTGGCTTTGGATCACAACGCCCTCAAGCTCGCACTCCATAACCTACCTGCAGGTGATTGGGATGCTGGAGAGCGTGGAATTGCTTGCTTACCTGATCGGGTTGCTGAATTTCGTTCTGGTGTTGCAAAAGCAATTGAATATGCCTCGATTCTCGGCGTACCTCAGCTCAATTGCCTTGCTGGTAAGGTCCCAGCAGGATCTGATCCAAAGGTGCTGCACGATACCTTTGTCAATAATTTGCAATATGCCGCTGGTGAGCTCAAGAAAGCCGGCTTAAAGCTTTTGATTGAACCTATCAATACCTTTGATATGCCAGGCTTTTACTTGTCAAAGACAGAGCAGGGCATTGCCATTTTGGATGCCGTTGGAGCAGATAACGCTTTTTTACAATACGACATCTATCATGCCCAGCGCATGGAAGGCGAGCTTGGAAATACGATCCAAAAGTACTTTAGTCGCATTGCCCACATTCAGTTGGCCGACAATCCGGGTCGTAATGAGCCCGGTACCGGTGAAATCAACTACGACTATCTCTTTGGCTTATTAGATCGTCTGGGATATACCGGCTATATTGGTTGCGAGTACAAACCTCTCAAATCAACTGAAGCGGGCCTAGGATGGATGGGTCGGTATGAGCAGGAATGA
- a CDS encoding 2-hydroxy-3-oxopropionate reductase, producing the protein MSKLKLGFVGLGIMGAPMAGHLVAAGHEVFINTRSKIPEELANSAAIPCSSPAEVASKADIIITMVPDTPDVEKVLFGDHGIAQGLTAGKIVVDMSSISPIATQEFAKRINALGCEYVDAPVSGGQVGAKAASLTIMVGASESTFAKVKPVFELMGKNITLVGGNGAGQITKVANQIIVALNIEAVAEALVFAAKAGADPAKVREALMGGFASSKILEVHGERMIKRTFDPGFRIELHQKDLSLALSSAKALGVSLPNTATAQELLNSCTAHGGKAWDHSAMVKALEKMANFEIGQKA; encoded by the coding sequence ATGAGTAAGTTAAAGCTAGGTTTTGTTGGTTTGGGAATTATGGGTGCTCCGATGGCGGGCCATTTAGTGGCTGCTGGCCACGAGGTATTCATCAATACCCGTAGCAAGATTCCGGAAGAGTTAGCCAATAGCGCTGCAATCCCTTGCTCTAGCCCCGCAGAAGTTGCCAGCAAAGCAGACATCATCATCACCATGGTGCCAGATACTCCTGATGTGGAAAAAGTTCTCTTTGGGGATCACGGCATTGCCCAAGGCTTAACAGCTGGCAAGATCGTCGTTGATATGAGTTCGATTTCTCCAATAGCAACCCAAGAGTTTGCTAAACGTATTAATGCTTTGGGCTGTGAATATGTCGACGCTCCAGTCTCAGGCGGTCAAGTAGGCGCAAAGGCAGCGAGCCTAACTATTATGGTGGGTGCAAGTGAATCTACCTTTGCAAAGGTAAAGCCTGTCTTTGAGTTGATGGGCAAAAATATCACCCTAGTTGGTGGCAATGGCGCCGGTCAAATTACAAAAGTAGCTAATCAAATTATTGTTGCCTTAAATATCGAAGCAGTTGCTGAAGCCTTAGTATTTGCTGCTAAAGCAGGCGCTGATCCCGCTAAGGTACGTGAGGCACTGATGGGAGGTTTTGCCAGCTCCAAGATTTTAGAAGTTCATGGTGAGCGCATGATCAAACGCACTTTTGACCCTGGCTTCAGAATCGAATTACATCAAAAAGATTTAAGCCTCGCACTCAGTAGCGCTAAGGCTTTAGGCGTATCACTACCAAATACTGCTACAGCCCAAGAATTATTGAACTCTTGCACTGCCCATGGCGGTAAGGCTTGGGATCACTCTGCTATGGTCAAGGCACTAGAAAAAATGGCGAACTTTGAAATTGGTCAAAAGGCTTAA
- a CDS encoding YqiA/YcfP family alpha/beta fold hydrolase — MRTLLVYLHGFRSSPNSTKALMTGEAVRALSNTENSYEWYCPQLLASPKESMDMVIKRIDQSQADRIVIIGSSLGGFYTNYLAEKYQCKAIALNPAVYAARELEPHVGMMTAYDSEEPFDFKAEYIDQLRALQVESISNPERYFLIAAKGDELLDWKEMVAFYPGAKQLILEGSDHGIADYATHLPAVIEFIEH; from the coding sequence ATGAGAACTTTGTTGGTTTACCTTCATGGCTTTCGTTCTTCACCCAACTCCACCAAGGCACTAATGACTGGTGAAGCGGTGAGGGCGCTTTCAAATACAGAAAATAGCTATGAATGGTATTGCCCACAATTGCTAGCATCACCAAAAGAAAGCATGGATATGGTGATCAAACGCATTGATCAATCTCAAGCTGATCGCATAGTCATTATCGGATCGTCTTTAGGTGGCTTTTATACAAATTACCTTGCAGAAAAATATCAATGCAAAGCGATTGCACTAAATCCTGCTGTATATGCGGCAAGGGAATTAGAGCCGCATGTCGGCATGATGACGGCATATGACAGCGAAGAGCCTTTCGATTTTAAGGCTGAGTACATTGATCAATTGCGTGCTTTGCAAGTTGAATCTATTTCCAATCCAGAGCGATATTTTTTAATTGCTGCTAAAGGGGATGAGTTACTCGATTGGAAAGAAATGGTTGCTTTTTACCCAGGTGCTAAACAGCTTATTCTTGAGGGAAGTGATCATGGGATTGCTGACTATGCCACCCATCTTCCAGCAGTGATCGAATTTATCGAGCATTAA
- a CDS encoding DUF3108 domain-containing protein — MIAAIFLSIAGHLILFFGLPFISFGAPPPIAEDLIIKTDLRVDPPKKIQMVSTPKKKTTPKQTNAVSADPLSDQGKGEQGAVGNQSGQAFRLPESGTYYFDAYVDGQLYQTAQLDWITEGNNYRLYINIPYAVVGPFVFESRGSVDAYGIAPSIYWTQRGTKPPRYSRFDRDQNGAGKMYFSEKPEFTPDLLPGTQDRFSLMFQFASLLNGSDKIDEAGSIRALPVVDYNTLEMWQFKSYGEVESEDVPSLGKSINRHYALMQRENDPYKRQVDIWLARDLDWLPGRMRSLESNGRVLELVFKQREPIDKSKLVN, encoded by the coding sequence TTGATTGCCGCAATTTTTTTATCCATTGCTGGCCACCTCATTTTATTTTTTGGACTCCCATTTATTTCTTTCGGCGCCCCGCCACCTATTGCTGAAGATCTGATTATCAAAACAGATCTTCGTGTTGATCCTCCAAAGAAGATTCAGATGGTCAGTACACCCAAGAAAAAAACTACGCCTAAGCAAACAAATGCAGTCTCAGCTGACCCATTGTCAGATCAGGGCAAAGGAGAGCAGGGCGCAGTTGGTAATCAATCAGGGCAAGCATTTCGTCTGCCTGAGTCTGGCACTTATTATTTTGATGCCTATGTTGATGGACAGCTTTATCAAACAGCACAGCTTGACTGGATAACAGAAGGCAATAACTATCGCCTATATATCAACATACCTTATGCCGTAGTTGGCCCCTTTGTTTTTGAATCACGTGGCTCTGTTGATGCTTATGGAATAGCACCATCCATTTATTGGACCCAGCGCGGCACTAAACCACCGCGCTACTCCCGCTTTGATCGTGATCAAAATGGAGCAGGGAAGATGTACTTCTCTGAAAAGCCGGAGTTCACCCCCGATCTTCTCCCCGGGACTCAGGATCGATTTAGCCTCATGTTCCAATTTGCCTCGCTTCTAAACGGTAGCGACAAAATCGATGAAGCGGGGAGTATTCGTGCACTTCCCGTAGTTGACTACAACACGTTGGAGATGTGGCAATTTAAGAGCTACGGTGAAGTTGAGTCCGAAGACGTTCCGAGTTTGGGTAAATCTATAAATAGGCATTACGCCCTCATGCAACGCGAGAACGATCCATACAAGCGGCAGGTAGATATTTGGTTGGCGAGGGACCTAGATTGGCTTCCAGGAAGAATGCGCTCTCTAGAGTCCAATGGTCGGGTCCTTGAGCTTGTTTTTAAGCAAAGAGAACCAATAGATAAGTCCAAGTTGGTTAATTAA
- a CDS encoding ion channel: MGNSQIWFVLVLACLMLTFHGVAVLMIAGAFHWLDQKLENKRVYGANFLSYFIAILLIIASHLSEIVAWAYLCVALQVFPTNPQTFYFAGEMYTTVGFGTYNLSEQWRILPIIISFSGIFAVSMSGAALYSMMGALLGRSNQNQKSGSGF; this comes from the coding sequence ATGGGAAACAGCCAGATTTGGTTTGTGTTGGTGCTGGCATGCCTCATGCTGACATTTCATGGCGTGGCCGTTCTGATGATTGCAGGCGCATTCCATTGGCTAGATCAAAAGCTGGAGAACAAACGGGTATATGGGGCTAATTTCCTGTCGTATTTCATCGCAATTTTGTTGATTATTGCCAGTCATTTATCAGAAATCGTTGCTTGGGCTTATCTCTGTGTAGCTTTGCAAGTATTTCCAACTAATCCGCAGACCTTCTATTTTGCCGGCGAGATGTACACCACGGTGGGATTTGGCACTTATAACTTGTCTGAGCAATGGAGAATCTTGCCCATCATCATTTCATTCTCCGGAATCTTTGCCGTCTCGATGTCTGGGGCCGCCTTGTATTCCATGATGGGCGCATTATTAGGTAGATCCAATCAAAATCAAAAATCAGGCTCCGGTTTCTAA
- a CDS encoding ankyrin repeat domain-containing protein has translation MRDSFKFIFAVNAVTLCLSSSLFAQSADQIDDFTKAAKFDDVSEVQSLLKAGISPNTLDPKGNPMLIVAIRDKSKKVTDLLLANPATNVNLANKSGENALMMAAFDGDLPTVKMLVLDKKASVNKQGWAPIHYAATNGHLQIVEFLMAHGARVNAFSPSETTPLMMAIGSGNEQLIKYLLDNGADLSLRNHEGYTAIDIAQLFGKDDIRDGLKSRWVKLYKEPYPGGPKKSPT, from the coding sequence ATGAGAGATTCATTTAAATTCATTTTCGCTGTAAATGCAGTTACATTGTGCCTTTCCAGTAGCTTATTTGCGCAATCGGCCGATCAAATTGATGACTTTACTAAGGCCGCTAAGTTTGATGATGTTTCTGAGGTTCAATCGCTCTTGAAGGCTGGCATTAGCCCAAATACCTTAGATCCCAAGGGTAATCCAATGTTAATAGTCGCCATCCGCGATAAATCTAAGAAAGTGACGGATTTACTCCTTGCAAATCCTGCCACTAACGTGAATTTGGCTAATAAGAGTGGTGAAAATGCACTGATGATGGCGGCATTCGATGGAGACCTCCCAACAGTTAAGATGCTGGTTTTAGATAAGAAGGCATCTGTGAACAAGCAAGGCTGGGCGCCAATTCACTATGCGGCTACTAACGGGCATCTTCAAATTGTCGAATTCTTGATGGCTCACGGAGCTAGAGTTAATGCCTTTAGTCCCAGCGAAACAACGCCTCTGATGATGGCTATAGGATCTGGCAATGAACAGCTGATTAAATACCTTTTAGACAATGGCGCCGACTTGAGTTTGAGGAATCATGAAGGCTATACCGCGATTGATATTGCCCAGTTATTTGGTAAGGATGACATTCGTGATGGCTTGAAATCAAGATGGGTAAAGCTTTATAAAGAGCCTTATCCAGGCGGACCTAAGAAGTCACCTACATAA
- a CDS encoding TatD family hydrolase has product MFIDSHCHLDFPEFQARLPEVLANMAACKVTHALCISVDIPDFPKVRKLAEDHAHLYASVGVHPDYEDTPEPSFEFLIEEAKHPKIVAIGETGLDYYRMGDRSYESMEWQRDRFRTHIRAAVASKKPLIIHTRSSSVDTLKILKKEGADQIGGVMHCFTETTEVAKAAMDMGFYISFSGIVTFKSAKDLQETCKYVPLDRMLIETDSPYLAPIPYRGKTNEPAWVSKVGEFVANLKGVSVDEIAERTSSNFFQCFQINRATS; this is encoded by the coding sequence ATGTTTATAGACTCACACTGCCATCTCGATTTCCCAGAATTTCAAGCCAGACTTCCTGAGGTTTTAGCCAATATGGCTGCCTGCAAGGTTACTCACGCACTTTGTATTTCGGTTGATATCCCAGATTTTCCGAAAGTGCGGAAACTTGCTGAGGATCATGCTCATTTATATGCCTCTGTCGGAGTTCATCCAGACTATGAAGACACCCCAGAACCTAGCTTTGAGTTTTTGATTGAAGAGGCTAAACACCCCAAAATCGTTGCTATAGGTGAGACTGGTTTGGACTATTACCGCATGGGTGATCGTAGCTACGAATCCATGGAATGGCAAAGAGATCGATTTAGGACTCATATTAGAGCTGCCGTAGCCTCGAAAAAGCCTCTCATCATTCATACACGCTCGTCTTCAGTAGATACGCTCAAAATCCTAAAAAAAGAGGGCGCTGATCAGATTGGCGGGGTTATGCACTGCTTTACAGAAACGACTGAGGTAGCCAAGGCAGCTATGGATATGGGCTTTTATATCTCGTTTTCAGGCATTGTGACCTTTAAGAGCGCCAAAGATCTTCAGGAGACTTGCAAATATGTCCCGCTGGATCGCATGTTGATTGAAACGGATTCGCCTTATTTAGCCCCAATTCCTTATCGCGGCAAGACCAATGAGCCTGCCTGGGTCTCTAAGGTTGGTGAGTTTGTAGCCAATCTCAAAGGCGTCTCTGTTGATGAGATAGCCGAGCGAACTTCTAGTAATTTTTTCCAATGTTTTCAAATAAATAGAGCAACTTCATGA
- a CDS encoding DNA polymerase III subunit delta', producing MSDLMFPIESEKKIAPWLESIWAGLDLTVFPNAVLIHGQSGIGKFEFSIELAKALLCESSSEVKPCNQCEACRWFDSGNHPDFVALVPETHRKLLPHGDFDSEVDSPKKSKAAQADSDGDGPEKKEKKTIAIEDARSAIEALSIGSHRGGNRVILVYPLEMLRPDSANTLLKSLEEPPKNTIFILLADRLDRVLPTIRSRCRLLSAPRPDRLTGLSWLRNQLNKVPGLKMSDADIESIYDEQGGAPYAVLDSLIARHNQDEKDELTIVIQASRYLLQAMSQGARINWLDAADKTQKARYSVLLTTMQRWVSDLQSCAQLGSPRYYPKHKDSIKALAKQVRLPKLLRFWKSLTQARRHENHPLATRIQLEALLSQYQQVFED from the coding sequence ATGAGTGACCTGATGTTCCCAATTGAGTCGGAAAAGAAAATAGCGCCCTGGCTAGAGTCCATTTGGGCTGGCCTTGATCTAACTGTATTTCCGAACGCGGTATTGATTCATGGTCAATCAGGTATTGGCAAGTTTGAGTTTTCCATTGAATTAGCTAAAGCGCTTTTATGTGAATCATCATCCGAGGTGAAGCCCTGCAACCAATGCGAGGCTTGCCGGTGGTTTGACTCTGGTAACCACCCCGATTTTGTTGCCCTGGTGCCCGAGACACATCGCAAACTGTTGCCTCATGGTGATTTTGATTCTGAAGTTGACTCTCCTAAAAAATCTAAGGCCGCCCAAGCCGATAGCGATGGGGATGGACCCGAGAAGAAGGAGAAAAAGACCATTGCCATTGAAGATGCTCGGAGTGCAATTGAAGCGCTATCTATTGGATCTCACCGTGGTGGCAATCGAGTAATTTTGGTTTATCCACTAGAAATGTTGAGACCGGACTCTGCGAATACTTTATTGAAGTCTCTCGAAGAGCCGCCCAAAAATACGATCTTTATTTTGCTTGCCGATCGCCTAGATCGTGTTTTGCCTACAATTCGCTCACGCTGTCGCCTACTTTCTGCACCACGACCAGATCGATTAACTGGACTAAGCTGGTTGCGTAATCAGCTCAATAAAGTGCCTGGCCTAAAAATGAGCGATGCCGATATTGAGTCTATCTATGATGAACAGGGCGGGGCACCATATGCAGTTTTAGATTCCTTAATTGCGCGCCACAACCAGGATGAAAAAGATGAGCTCACTATAGTCATTCAGGCATCACGATATTTATTGCAAGCGATGTCGCAGGGTGCTCGCATAAATTGGTTGGATGCTGCCGACAAGACGCAAAAGGCACGCTATTCAGTTTTGCTGACCACAATGCAGCGCTGGGTCTCAGACCTGCAGAGTTGCGCGCAATTAGGCTCACCCCGTTATTACCCAAAGCATAAGGACTCAATTAAGGCTCTAGCCAAACAAGTCCGCCTGCCAAAGTTGCTTCGTTTCTGGAAATCTTTGACACAGGCGCGGCGTCATGAAAATCACCCCCTGGCTACACGCATTCAATTGGAAGCCTTACTTTCCCAATACCAGCAGGTATTTGAAGATTAA
- the tmk gene encoding dTMP kinase, with product MATQFPGYFISFEGIDGAGKSTHIESFSQLLKQRYPDREVVMTREPGGTQLGEQLRALLLDAPMNLETEALLMFAARREHIAQVIEPALQAGKIVISDRFTDASFAYQGGGRGLSLSKLNDLERWVQGRPDGTLLQPNLTFLFDLPGSIAETRRSKVRAPDKFEKMDLDFFEKVRQEYLRRAKADPKRFYLVDATRTPDAIWNELESLEIKL from the coding sequence ATGGCAACTCAATTTCCAGGTTATTTCATTAGTTTTGAGGGTATTGATGGTGCCGGCAAGAGTACGCATATCGAGTCTTTTAGCCAGTTATTAAAACAGCGCTATCCAGACCGTGAAGTTGTCATGACTCGAGAGCCAGGCGGCACCCAGTTAGGTGAGCAGCTGCGTGCCTTATTACTCGATGCCCCCATGAACTTAGAAACGGAAGCCTTGCTGATGTTCGCGGCTCGTCGAGAACATATTGCTCAAGTAATAGAGCCTGCATTACAGGCCGGGAAGATTGTTATTTCCGATCGCTTTACCGATGCTAGCTTTGCTTATCAAGGTGGGGGGCGGGGCTTAAGCCTGAGCAAGCTAAATGATTTAGAGCGTTGGGTGCAAGGGCGTCCAGATGGCACATTACTTCAACCGAATCTAACTTTTCTGTTTGATTTGCCCGGCTCAATTGCCGAAACTAGAAGATCAAAGGTGAGGGCGCCTGATAAATTTGAAAAGATGGATCTAGATTTTTTTGAGAAGGTTCGTCAAGAGTATTTGCGTAGAGCAAAAGCAGATCCCAAACGCTTTTATCTTGTAGATGCCACTAGAACACCAGATGCAATTTGGAATGAACTTGAGTCACTCGAGATCAAACTCTAA
- the mltG gene encoding endolytic transglycosylase MltG — protein sequence MSRKFQRRTLFIKHSKFGGWKSFVLSLIGILILIYAAIFLWPVVPSASNIPEGSAYRIKIAPQSGLSSISKQLAAQGISSNVLTFQIAARALFLSSKLKPGTYQLPTRASLGNILLQIARGDRVRESIAIIPGMTIWQLRALIDNHPALIHQTKGMSSKELLQALGLFYPGDEGLFYPDTYIFDPDDSDISIYRRASQAMQKQLNAVWGQKDEALPLKTPYELLILGSIVEKETGRSSDRSLVAAVFVNRLNLNMPLQTDPTVIYGIGPQFDGNLRKADLRKDSPYNTYMRKGLPPTPIAMPSKESLQAVINPEKSDAIYFVARGDGSSHFSKTLKEHESAVDQFQRKRNAPAKSNSQ from the coding sequence ATGAGCAGAAAATTTCAGAGAAGAACTCTTTTCATCAAGCATTCCAAGTTTGGGGGCTGGAAATCCTTTGTATTGTCCCTAATTGGCATTCTAATTCTTATATACGCTGCCATCTTTTTATGGCCTGTCGTGCCTTCCGCATCCAATATTCCTGAGGGCTCCGCCTACAGAATTAAGATTGCCCCTCAATCTGGCCTATCGTCGATTTCTAAGCAGTTAGCGGCTCAAGGCATATCGTCAAATGTACTGACCTTTCAGATTGCCGCAAGAGCGCTATTTCTTAGCTCAAAGCTAAAGCCGGGAACCTACCAACTACCTACTCGCGCTAGCTTAGGCAATATTTTGTTACAAATCGCGCGTGGTGATCGGGTACGAGAAAGCATCGCGATTATTCCTGGCATGACTATATGGCAGCTGAGAGCTTTAATTGACAATCACCCAGCTCTGATTCATCAAACCAAGGGCATGAGCTCTAAGGAGCTGTTGCAAGCTCTTGGCCTCTTCTATCCGGGAGATGAGGGACTTTTCTATCCGGATACCTATATTTTTGACCCAGATGACTCAGATATCTCAATTTACAGAAGGGCTTCTCAGGCAATGCAAAAGCAGCTTAATGCTGTTTGGGGACAAAAAGATGAGGCCTTGCCACTTAAAACACCTTATGAGCTTCTCATCCTTGGTTCAATAGTAGAAAAGGAGACTGGGCGCTCTAGTGACCGATCCTTAGTTGCCGCAGTATTTGTCAATCGACTGAATTTGAATATGCCATTACAGACAGATCCAACGGTGATTTACGGCATTGGCCCTCAATTTGACGGTAATCTTCGAAAAGCAGATTTACGTAAAGACAGTCCCTACAATACTTATATGCGCAAAGGTTTACCACCCACTCCGATAGCAATGCCAAGTAAGGAGTCTCTCCAGGCCGTGATCAATCCGGAAAAAAGTGATGCAATCTATTTTGTGGCGCGTGGTGATGGCAGCAGTCATTTTTCCAAAACATTGAAAGAGCATGAAAGTGCTGTTGATCAATTTCAACGCAAACGTAATGCCCCAGCTAAATCAAATTCACAATAA
- a CDS encoding folate-binding protein YgfZ, with protein MPMTFLNHGSTLLPNWGLILVEGPDAATLLQSQLSNSVLGLKRTVSGEIAQGLGSVRLVGYCSPKGRLLASAWLGLFPESPDSEDRFALFVSKDIAASIAKRLSMYVLRSKVKVVDASNDWEILGAYRDDHNLESANQLNNSLVLRMPDVSISNHTFERLLIAKRKSESSESIIEVDALAQWDRLEVLSGIPRIVLATQEQFVPQMVNFESVAGVDFKKGCYPGQEIVARSQYRGAVKRRLQLASSNLSASALDFAKPGVELFHESDSTQPCGMVVLAATKPENADQMDFQIECKLDALEAGEIHLGMPTGPVLKIGTLPYPLLEI; from the coding sequence ATGCCAATGACCTTTTTGAACCATGGATCCACCCTTCTTCCCAATTGGGGTTTAATTCTGGTCGAAGGCCCTGATGCAGCTACCCTCCTTCAAAGTCAGCTCAGTAATTCAGTGTTGGGCTTGAAGCGCACTGTTTCAGGAGAGATCGCCCAAGGACTTGGTTCGGTTCGCCTGGTGGGATATTGCAGTCCTAAAGGGCGTCTCTTAGCTAGTGCGTGGCTTGGCTTATTTCCAGAATCTCCCGACTCAGAAGATCGCTTTGCACTTTTTGTCTCTAAAGATATTGCCGCTAGTATTGCCAAACGACTGTCGATGTATGTTCTGCGGTCAAAAGTAAAAGTTGTTGACGCCTCAAATGATTGGGAAATTCTTGGTGCATATCGAGATGATCACAATCTTGAATCAGCCAATCAACTGAATAACTCTCTTGTCTTGCGGATGCCAGATGTTTCAATTTCCAATCACACATTTGAGCGCTTACTCATTGCCAAAAGAAAATCTGAATCCAGCGAATCGATCATCGAGGTTGATGCTCTAGCGCAATGGGATCGCCTCGAGGTATTAAGTGGTATCCCTCGGATTGTCTTAGCAACCCAAGAGCAATTTGTCCCGCAAATGGTCAATTTTGAATCTGTAGCAGGCGTTGATTTTAAAAAAGGTTGTTACCCTGGGCAAGAGATTGTTGCTAGAAGCCAATACCGTGGTGCAGTTAAGCGTAGGTTACAACTTGCCAGTAGCAATTTAAGTGCATCTGCGCTGGATTTTGCTAAACCAGGTGTAGAGCTATTTCACGAAAGCGATTCCACTCAGCCTTGCGGTATGGTGGTACTTGCAGCGACTAAGCCAGAAAATGCAGATCAAATGGATTTTCAGATTGAATGCAAGCTAGATGCTCTTGAGGCTGGGGAAATCCATCTAGGCATGCCTACCGGCCCTGTGTTAAAAATAGGCACACTACCCTATCCTTTATTAGAAATTTAA
- a CDS encoding NRDE family protein has translation MCLILFAWKSHPDYPLVVAANRDEFYERDTDPLGWWEEHPHVLAGKDRADVLGSPGTWLGFTKTGRFAALTNVRAPSEKNPDARTRGELSLRYLTGQHKPHAYVQENAKRFDQYNGFNLLMADLSDPENAEMHWVSNRLMMGQNIRPRKVFPEQALSPGVYGLSNAMLDTPWPKVNHRVAAFAQTLAMDSGQLKNADHYLRVLADTHEASPQELPSTGVNPDWERALSAAFIKTPSYGTRSSTILRVRNDGQFEMVERRFDANGTVGHDVVTGELSSAPGSNLSV, from the coding sequence ATGTGCTTAATTCTCTTTGCCTGGAAGTCACATCCAGACTACCCTTTGGTAGTAGCGGCAAATCGAGATGAGTTTTATGAGCGTGACACTGACCCCCTGGGTTGGTGGGAAGAACACCCTCATGTTTTAGCTGGAAAAGATCGAGCTGATGTATTGGGTAGCCCAGGAACTTGGCTGGGCTTTACTAAAACAGGTCGCTTTGCTGCGCTAACTAATGTCAGGGCACCTAGTGAAAAAAATCCAGATGCCAGAACACGCGGAGAGCTCAGCCTTCGCTACCTGACAGGTCAGCATAAGCCACATGCTTATGTTCAAGAAAACGCAAAGCGATTTGATCAATACAATGGCTTTAATCTACTCATGGCAGATCTCAGTGATCCTGAGAATGCTGAGATGCATTGGGTAAGCAATCGCCTGATGATGGGTCAAAATATTCGCCCAAGAAAAGTGTTTCCTGAGCAAGCTCTTAGTCCTGGTGTCTATGGTCTATCGAATGCCATGCTCGACACACCATGGCCCAAAGTGAACCATCGAGTTGCAGCATTTGCTCAAACATTGGCAATGGATAGTGGCCAACTGAAGAACGCAGATCACTACTTACGCGTATTGGCCGATACCCATGAAGCTAGTCCACAGGAGCTGCCTAGTACTGGTGTGAACCCAGATTGGGAAAGAGCCCTATCAGCAGCATTTATCAAGACACCATCTTACGGAACGCGTTCTAGTACCATTTTGCGCGTTCGCAATGATGGTCAGTTCGAAATGGTGGAAAGACGTTTTGATGCCAATGGCACTGTAGGCCACGATGTTGTCACTGGAGAGCTCAGCTCTGCCCCCGGATCAAACCTATCGGTATAG
- a CDS encoding PaaI family thioesterase produces MTNKVQLNAATQLANLGEELNVPFLKLLGVRLISAEMGKGEILLALKPEHTNTWDVAHGGVLLTLMDVAMAVAARSSDPGDRSVVTVEMKNNFMQAANGILRVKADTVRRTATMAFCEAKLYNDQGEICCMATGTFQFLKRLATKDANGERVINEDSRQQK; encoded by the coding sequence ATGACAAATAAAGTACAACTGAATGCGGCAACTCAGCTTGCCAATCTGGGTGAAGAGCTCAACGTCCCCTTTTTAAAATTGCTTGGCGTTCGTCTTATCAGCGCTGAAATGGGTAAAGGTGAAATACTGCTTGCCCTCAAGCCCGAGCATACCAATACCTGGGATGTAGCCCATGGTGGTGTATTGCTCACGCTGATGGATGTTGCTATGGCTGTTGCCGCTCGATCCAGTGATCCAGGCGATCGCAGTGTTGTGACAGTGGAGATGAAAAATAACTTTATGCAGGCAGCTAATGGCATCTTGCGTGTGAAGGCCGATACTGTTCGTCGAACTGCCACAATGGCTTTTTGTGAGGCAAAGCTCTATAACGATCAGGGTGAGATCTGTTGCATGGCAACAGGAACCTTTCAGTTTCTAAAAAGACTCGCCACTAAAGATGCAAATGGCGAACGAGTCATCAATGAGGATTCGCGTCAGCAGAAATAA